Proteins from a single region of Macrotis lagotis isolate mMagLag1 chromosome 2, bilby.v1.9.chrom.fasta, whole genome shotgun sequence:
- the PCBP2 gene encoding poly(rC)-binding protein 2 isoform X2, translated as MDTGVIEGGLNVTLTIRLLMHGKEVGSIIGKKGESVKKMREESGARINISEGNCPERIITLAGPTNAIFKAFAMIIDKLEEDISSSMTNSTAASRPPVTLRLVVPASQCGSLIGKGGCKIKEIRESTGAQVQVAGDMLPNSTERAITIAGIPQSIIECVKQICVVMLETLSQSPPKGVTIPYRPKPSSSPVIFAGGQDRYSTGSDSASFPHTTPSMCLNPDLEGPPLEAYTIQGQYAIPQPDLTKLHQLAMQQSHFPMTHGNTGFSGIESSSPEVKGYWGLDASAQTTSHELTIPNDLIGCIIGRQGAKINEIRQMSGAQIKIANPVEGSTDRQVTITGSAASISLAQYLINVRLSSETGGMGSS; from the exons ATGGACACCGGTGTGATTGAAGGTGGATTAAATGTCACTCTCACCATCCGGCTACTTATGCATGGAAAG GAAGTTGGAAGCATTATTGGAAAG AAAGGAGAATCGGTCAAGAAGATGCGTGAAGAG agtgGTGCGCGTATCAACATCTCAGAAGGGAATTGTCCTGAGAGAATAATTACTCTGGCTGGACCTACCAATGCCATCTTTAAAGCTTTTGCTATGATCATTGACAAACTGGAAGAG GACATCAGCAGCTCTATGACCAATAGTACAGCTGCCAGTAGACCCCCAGTCACCCTGAGGCTTGTGGTCCCTGCTAGCCAGTGTGGCTCTCTCATTGGAAAAGGAGGATGCAAGATCAAGGAAATAAGAGAG AGTACAGGGGCTCAGGTCCAGGTGGCAGGGGATATGCTACCAAACTCAACTGAGCGGGCCATCACTATTGCTGGCATCCCGCAATCTATCATTGAGTGTGTCAAACAGATCTGCGTGGTCATGTTGGAG actcTCTCCCAGTCTCCCCCGAAGGGCGTGACCATCCCGTACCGGCCCAAGCCGTCCAGCTCTCCAGTCATCTTTGCAGGTGGTCAG GACAGGTACAGCACAGGCAGCGACAGTGCGAGCTTTCCCCACACCACCCCGTCCATGTGCCTCAACCCTGACCTGGAGGGACCACCTCTAGAG GCCTATACCATTCAAGGACAGTATGCCATTCCACAGCCAGAT TTGACCAAGCTGCACCAGTTGGCAATGCAACAGTCTCACTTTCCCATGACGCATGGCAACACCGGATTCAGTG GCATTGAATCCAGCTCTCCAGAGGTGAAAGGCTATTGGg GTTTGGATGCATCTGCTCAGACTACTTCTCATGAACTCACCATTCCAAATGAC tTAATTGGCTGCATAATCGGGCGTCAAGGCGCCAAAATCAATGAGATTCGTCAGATGTCTGGGGCTCAGATCAAAATTGCCAATCCAGTGGAAGGATCTACTGATAGGCAGGTTACCATCACTGGATCTGCTGCCAGCATTAGCCTGGCCCAGTATCTAATCAATGTCAG
- the PCBP2 gene encoding poly(rC)-binding protein 2 isoform X7 gives MDTGVIEGGLNVTLTIRLLMHGKEVGSIIGKKGESVKKMREESGARINISEGNCPERIITLAGPTNAIFKAFAMIIDKLEEDISSSMTNSTAASRPPVTLRLVVPASQCGSLIGKGGCKIKEIRESTGAQVQVAGDMLPNSTERAITIAGIPQSIIECVKQICVVMLESPPKGVTIPYRPKPSSSPVIFAGGQDRYSTGSDSASFPHTTPSMCLNPDLEGPPLEAYTIQGQYAIPQPDLTKLHQLAMQQSHFPMTHGNTGFSAGLDASAQTTSHELTIPNDLIGCIIGRQGAKINEIRQMSGAQIKIANPVEGSTDRQVTITGSAASISLAQYLINVRLSSETGGMGSS, from the exons ATGGACACCGGTGTGATTGAAGGTGGATTAAATGTCACTCTCACCATCCGGCTACTTATGCATGGAAAG GAAGTTGGAAGCATTATTGGAAAG AAAGGAGAATCGGTCAAGAAGATGCGTGAAGAG agtgGTGCGCGTATCAACATCTCAGAAGGGAATTGTCCTGAGAGAATAATTACTCTGGCTGGACCTACCAATGCCATCTTTAAAGCTTTTGCTATGATCATTGACAAACTGGAAGAG GACATCAGCAGCTCTATGACCAATAGTACAGCTGCCAGTAGACCCCCAGTCACCCTGAGGCTTGTGGTCCCTGCTAGCCAGTGTGGCTCTCTCATTGGAAAAGGAGGATGCAAGATCAAGGAAATAAGAGAG AGTACAGGGGCTCAGGTCCAGGTGGCAGGGGATATGCTACCAAACTCAACTGAGCGGGCCATCACTATTGCTGGCATCCCGCAATCTATCATTGAGTGTGTCAAACAGATCTGCGTGGTCATGTTGGAG TCTCCCCCGAAGGGCGTGACCATCCCGTACCGGCCCAAGCCGTCCAGCTCTCCAGTCATCTTTGCAGGTGGTCAG GACAGGTACAGCACAGGCAGCGACAGTGCGAGCTTTCCCCACACCACCCCGTCCATGTGCCTCAACCCTGACCTGGAGGGACCACCTCTAGAG GCCTATACCATTCAAGGACAGTATGCCATTCCACAGCCAGAT TTGACCAAGCTGCACCAGTTGGCAATGCAACAGTCTCACTTTCCCATGACGCATGGCAACACCGGATTCAGTG CAGGTTTGGATGCATCTGCTCAGACTACTTCTCATGAACTCACCATTCCAAATGAC tTAATTGGCTGCATAATCGGGCGTCAAGGCGCCAAAATCAATGAGATTCGTCAGATGTCTGGGGCTCAGATCAAAATTGCCAATCCAGTGGAAGGATCTACTGATAGGCAGGTTACCATCACTGGATCTGCTGCCAGCATTAGCCTGGCCCAGTATCTAATCAATGTCAG
- the PCBP2 gene encoding poly(rC)-binding protein 2 isoform X14: MDTGVIEGGLNVTLTIRLLMHGKEVGSIIGKKGESVKKMREESGARINISEGNCPERIITLAGPTNAIFKAFAMIIDKLEEDISSSMTNSTAASRPPVTLRLVVPASQCGSLIGKGGCKIKEIRESTGAQVQVAGDMLPNSTERAITIAGIPQSIIECVKQICVVMLESPPKGVTIPYRPKPSSSPVIFAGGQAYTIQGQYAIPQPDLTKLHQLAMQQSHFPMTHGNTGFSGLDASAQTTSHELTIPNDLIGCIIGRQGAKINEIRQMSGAQIKIANPVEGSTDRQVTITGSAASISLAQYLINVRLSSETGGMGSS; encoded by the exons ATGGACACCGGTGTGATTGAAGGTGGATTAAATGTCACTCTCACCATCCGGCTACTTATGCATGGAAAG GAAGTTGGAAGCATTATTGGAAAG AAAGGAGAATCGGTCAAGAAGATGCGTGAAGAG agtgGTGCGCGTATCAACATCTCAGAAGGGAATTGTCCTGAGAGAATAATTACTCTGGCTGGACCTACCAATGCCATCTTTAAAGCTTTTGCTATGATCATTGACAAACTGGAAGAG GACATCAGCAGCTCTATGACCAATAGTACAGCTGCCAGTAGACCCCCAGTCACCCTGAGGCTTGTGGTCCCTGCTAGCCAGTGTGGCTCTCTCATTGGAAAAGGAGGATGCAAGATCAAGGAAATAAGAGAG AGTACAGGGGCTCAGGTCCAGGTGGCAGGGGATATGCTACCAAACTCAACTGAGCGGGCCATCACTATTGCTGGCATCCCGCAATCTATCATTGAGTGTGTCAAACAGATCTGCGTGGTCATGTTGGAG TCTCCCCCGAAGGGCGTGACCATCCCGTACCGGCCCAAGCCGTCCAGCTCTCCAGTCATCTTTGCAGGTGGTCAG GCCTATACCATTCAAGGACAGTATGCCATTCCACAGCCAGAT TTGACCAAGCTGCACCAGTTGGCAATGCAACAGTCTCACTTTCCCATGACGCATGGCAACACCGGATTCAGTG GTTTGGATGCATCTGCTCAGACTACTTCTCATGAACTCACCATTCCAAATGAC tTAATTGGCTGCATAATCGGGCGTCAAGGCGCCAAAATCAATGAGATTCGTCAGATGTCTGGGGCTCAGATCAAAATTGCCAATCCAGTGGAAGGATCTACTGATAGGCAGGTTACCATCACTGGATCTGCTGCCAGCATTAGCCTGGCCCAGTATCTAATCAATGTCAG
- the PCBP2 gene encoding poly(rC)-binding protein 2 isoform X9, whose amino-acid sequence MDTGVIEGGLNVTLTIRLLMHGKEVGSIIGKKGESVKKMREESGARINISEGNCPERIITLAGPTNAIFKAFAMIIDKLEEDISSSMTNSTAASRPPVTLRLVVPASQCGSLIGKGGCKIKEIRESTGAQVQVAGDMLPNSTERAITIAGIPQSIIECVKQICVVMLETLSQSPPKGVTIPYRPKPSSSPVIFAGGQAYTIQGQYAIPQPDLTKLHQLAMQQSHFPMTHGNTGFSGIESSSPEVKGYWAGLDASAQTTSHELTIPNDLIGCIIGRQGAKINEIRQMSGAQIKIANPVEGSTDRQVTITGSAASISLAQYLINVRLSSETGGMGSS is encoded by the exons ATGGACACCGGTGTGATTGAAGGTGGATTAAATGTCACTCTCACCATCCGGCTACTTATGCATGGAAAG GAAGTTGGAAGCATTATTGGAAAG AAAGGAGAATCGGTCAAGAAGATGCGTGAAGAG agtgGTGCGCGTATCAACATCTCAGAAGGGAATTGTCCTGAGAGAATAATTACTCTGGCTGGACCTACCAATGCCATCTTTAAAGCTTTTGCTATGATCATTGACAAACTGGAAGAG GACATCAGCAGCTCTATGACCAATAGTACAGCTGCCAGTAGACCCCCAGTCACCCTGAGGCTTGTGGTCCCTGCTAGCCAGTGTGGCTCTCTCATTGGAAAAGGAGGATGCAAGATCAAGGAAATAAGAGAG AGTACAGGGGCTCAGGTCCAGGTGGCAGGGGATATGCTACCAAACTCAACTGAGCGGGCCATCACTATTGCTGGCATCCCGCAATCTATCATTGAGTGTGTCAAACAGATCTGCGTGGTCATGTTGGAG actcTCTCCCAGTCTCCCCCGAAGGGCGTGACCATCCCGTACCGGCCCAAGCCGTCCAGCTCTCCAGTCATCTTTGCAGGTGGTCAG GCCTATACCATTCAAGGACAGTATGCCATTCCACAGCCAGAT TTGACCAAGCTGCACCAGTTGGCAATGCAACAGTCTCACTTTCCCATGACGCATGGCAACACCGGATTCAGTG GCATTGAATCCAGCTCTCCAGAGGTGAAAGGCTATTGGg CAGGTTTGGATGCATCTGCTCAGACTACTTCTCATGAACTCACCATTCCAAATGAC tTAATTGGCTGCATAATCGGGCGTCAAGGCGCCAAAATCAATGAGATTCGTCAGATGTCTGGGGCTCAGATCAAAATTGCCAATCCAGTGGAAGGATCTACTGATAGGCAGGTTACCATCACTGGATCTGCTGCCAGCATTAGCCTGGCCCAGTATCTAATCAATGTCAG
- the PCBP2 gene encoding poly(rC)-binding protein 2 isoform X13, producing MDTGVIEGGLNVTLTIRLLMHGKEVGSIIGKKGESVKKMREESGARINISEGNCPERIITLAGPTNAIFKAFAMIIDKLEEDISSSMTNSTAASRPPVTLRLVVPASQCGSLIGKGGCKIKEIRESTGAQVQVAGDMLPNSTERAITIAGIPQSIIECVKQICVVMLESPPKGVTIPYRPKPSSSPVIFAGGQAYTIQGQYAIPQPDLTKLHQLAMQQSHFPMTHGNTGFSAGLDASAQTTSHELTIPNDLIGCIIGRQGAKINEIRQMSGAQIKIANPVEGSTDRQVTITGSAASISLAQYLINVRLSSETGGMGSS from the exons ATGGACACCGGTGTGATTGAAGGTGGATTAAATGTCACTCTCACCATCCGGCTACTTATGCATGGAAAG GAAGTTGGAAGCATTATTGGAAAG AAAGGAGAATCGGTCAAGAAGATGCGTGAAGAG agtgGTGCGCGTATCAACATCTCAGAAGGGAATTGTCCTGAGAGAATAATTACTCTGGCTGGACCTACCAATGCCATCTTTAAAGCTTTTGCTATGATCATTGACAAACTGGAAGAG GACATCAGCAGCTCTATGACCAATAGTACAGCTGCCAGTAGACCCCCAGTCACCCTGAGGCTTGTGGTCCCTGCTAGCCAGTGTGGCTCTCTCATTGGAAAAGGAGGATGCAAGATCAAGGAAATAAGAGAG AGTACAGGGGCTCAGGTCCAGGTGGCAGGGGATATGCTACCAAACTCAACTGAGCGGGCCATCACTATTGCTGGCATCCCGCAATCTATCATTGAGTGTGTCAAACAGATCTGCGTGGTCATGTTGGAG TCTCCCCCGAAGGGCGTGACCATCCCGTACCGGCCCAAGCCGTCCAGCTCTCCAGTCATCTTTGCAGGTGGTCAG GCCTATACCATTCAAGGACAGTATGCCATTCCACAGCCAGAT TTGACCAAGCTGCACCAGTTGGCAATGCAACAGTCTCACTTTCCCATGACGCATGGCAACACCGGATTCAGTG CAGGTTTGGATGCATCTGCTCAGACTACTTCTCATGAACTCACCATTCCAAATGAC tTAATTGGCTGCATAATCGGGCGTCAAGGCGCCAAAATCAATGAGATTCGTCAGATGTCTGGGGCTCAGATCAAAATTGCCAATCCAGTGGAAGGATCTACTGATAGGCAGGTTACCATCACTGGATCTGCTGCCAGCATTAGCCTGGCCCAGTATCTAATCAATGTCAG
- the PCBP2 gene encoding poly(rC)-binding protein 2 isoform X1, which translates to MDTGVIEGGLNVTLTIRLLMHGKEVGSIIGKKGESVKKMREESGARINISEGNCPERIITLAGPTNAIFKAFAMIIDKLEEDISSSMTNSTAASRPPVTLRLVVPASQCGSLIGKGGCKIKEIRESTGAQVQVAGDMLPNSTERAITIAGIPQSIIECVKQICVVMLETLSQSPPKGVTIPYRPKPSSSPVIFAGGQDRYSTGSDSASFPHTTPSMCLNPDLEGPPLEAYTIQGQYAIPQPDLTKLHQLAMQQSHFPMTHGNTGFSGIESSSPEVKGYWAGLDASAQTTSHELTIPNDLIGCIIGRQGAKINEIRQMSGAQIKIANPVEGSTDRQVTITGSAASISLAQYLINVRLSSETGGMGSS; encoded by the exons ATGGACACCGGTGTGATTGAAGGTGGATTAAATGTCACTCTCACCATCCGGCTACTTATGCATGGAAAG GAAGTTGGAAGCATTATTGGAAAG AAAGGAGAATCGGTCAAGAAGATGCGTGAAGAG agtgGTGCGCGTATCAACATCTCAGAAGGGAATTGTCCTGAGAGAATAATTACTCTGGCTGGACCTACCAATGCCATCTTTAAAGCTTTTGCTATGATCATTGACAAACTGGAAGAG GACATCAGCAGCTCTATGACCAATAGTACAGCTGCCAGTAGACCCCCAGTCACCCTGAGGCTTGTGGTCCCTGCTAGCCAGTGTGGCTCTCTCATTGGAAAAGGAGGATGCAAGATCAAGGAAATAAGAGAG AGTACAGGGGCTCAGGTCCAGGTGGCAGGGGATATGCTACCAAACTCAACTGAGCGGGCCATCACTATTGCTGGCATCCCGCAATCTATCATTGAGTGTGTCAAACAGATCTGCGTGGTCATGTTGGAG actcTCTCCCAGTCTCCCCCGAAGGGCGTGACCATCCCGTACCGGCCCAAGCCGTCCAGCTCTCCAGTCATCTTTGCAGGTGGTCAG GACAGGTACAGCACAGGCAGCGACAGTGCGAGCTTTCCCCACACCACCCCGTCCATGTGCCTCAACCCTGACCTGGAGGGACCACCTCTAGAG GCCTATACCATTCAAGGACAGTATGCCATTCCACAGCCAGAT TTGACCAAGCTGCACCAGTTGGCAATGCAACAGTCTCACTTTCCCATGACGCATGGCAACACCGGATTCAGTG GCATTGAATCCAGCTCTCCAGAGGTGAAAGGCTATTGGg CAGGTTTGGATGCATCTGCTCAGACTACTTCTCATGAACTCACCATTCCAAATGAC tTAATTGGCTGCATAATCGGGCGTCAAGGCGCCAAAATCAATGAGATTCGTCAGATGTCTGGGGCTCAGATCAAAATTGCCAATCCAGTGGAAGGATCTACTGATAGGCAGGTTACCATCACTGGATCTGCTGCCAGCATTAGCCTGGCCCAGTATCTAATCAATGTCAG
- the PCBP2 gene encoding poly(rC)-binding protein 2 isoform X15: MDTGVIEGGLNVTLTIRLLMHGKEVGSIIGKKGESVKKMREESGARINISEGNCPERIITLAGPTNAIFKAFAMIIDKLEEDISSSMTNSTAASRPPVTLRLVVPASQCGSLIGKGGCKIKEIRESTGAQVQVAGDMLPNSTERAITIAGIPQSIIECVKQICVVMLESPPKGVTIPYRPKPSSSPVIFAGGQDRYSTGSDSASFPHTTPSMCLNPDLEGPPLEAYTIQGQYAIPQPDLTKLHQLAMQQSHFPMTHGNTGFSGIESSSPEVKGYWAGLDASAQTTSHELTIPNDLIGCIIGRQGAKINEIRQMSGAQIKIANPVEGSTDRQVTITGSAASISLAQYLINVSLENAKPSSQAASVTIPDHLSINLSQPSTPSSSSSSSTTTPSLATAGTSDAPSSLPNPLPTAPCVSSLLGMKPIPLLALNVVSAAKGPGASAATTTTSAVPCVTNKLKAEKQRFSPY; encoded by the exons ATGGACACCGGTGTGATTGAAGGTGGATTAAATGTCACTCTCACCATCCGGCTACTTATGCATGGAAAG GAAGTTGGAAGCATTATTGGAAAG AAAGGAGAATCGGTCAAGAAGATGCGTGAAGAG agtgGTGCGCGTATCAACATCTCAGAAGGGAATTGTCCTGAGAGAATAATTACTCTGGCTGGACCTACCAATGCCATCTTTAAAGCTTTTGCTATGATCATTGACAAACTGGAAGAG GACATCAGCAGCTCTATGACCAATAGTACAGCTGCCAGTAGACCCCCAGTCACCCTGAGGCTTGTGGTCCCTGCTAGCCAGTGTGGCTCTCTCATTGGAAAAGGAGGATGCAAGATCAAGGAAATAAGAGAG AGTACAGGGGCTCAGGTCCAGGTGGCAGGGGATATGCTACCAAACTCAACTGAGCGGGCCATCACTATTGCTGGCATCCCGCAATCTATCATTGAGTGTGTCAAACAGATCTGCGTGGTCATGTTGGAG TCTCCCCCGAAGGGCGTGACCATCCCGTACCGGCCCAAGCCGTCCAGCTCTCCAGTCATCTTTGCAGGTGGTCAG GACAGGTACAGCACAGGCAGCGACAGTGCGAGCTTTCCCCACACCACCCCGTCCATGTGCCTCAACCCTGACCTGGAGGGACCACCTCTAGAG GCCTATACCATTCAAGGACAGTATGCCATTCCACAGCCAGAT TTGACCAAGCTGCACCAGTTGGCAATGCAACAGTCTCACTTTCCCATGACGCATGGCAACACCGGATTCAGTG GCATTGAATCCAGCTCTCCAGAGGTGAAAGGCTATTGGg CAGGTTTGGATGCATCTGCTCAGACTACTTCTCATGAACTCACCATTCCAAATGAC tTAATTGGCTGCATAATCGGGCGTCAAGGCGCCAAAATCAATGAGATTCGTCAGATGTCTGGGGCTCAGATCAAAATTGCCAATCCAGTGGAAGGATCTACTGATAGGCAGGTTACCATCACTGGATCTGCTGCCAGCATTAGCCTGGCCCAGTATCTAATCAATGTCAG TTTAGAAAACGCTAAACCCTCCTCCCAGGCAGCCTCCGTCACGATCCCTGATCACCTCAGCATCAACCTCTCTCAACCCTCcaccccttcttcttcttcttcctcctccaccaccaccccctcgCTCGCCACAGCGGGGACCTCCGACGCACCCTCCAGCCTCCCCAACCCTCTTCCGACCGCCCCTTGTGTCTCCAGTCTGCTTGGCATGAAACCCATCCCTCTCCTGGCTCTAAATGTTGTGTCTGCTGCTAAGGGTCCCGGGGCTTCggctgccaccaccaccacctctgcCGTGCCATGCGTAACTAACAAACTGAAAGCTGAGAAACAGAGATTTTCTCCCTACTGA
- the PCBP2 gene encoding poly(rC)-binding protein 2 isoform X6: protein MDTGVIEGGLNVTLTIRLLMHGKEVGSIIGKKGESVKKMREESGARINISEGNCPERIITLAGPTNAIFKAFAMIIDKLEEDISSSMTNSTAASRPPVTLRLVVPASQCGSLIGKGGCKIKEIRESTGAQVQVAGDMLPNSTERAITIAGIPQSIIECVKQICVVMLETLSQSPPKGVTIPYRPKPSSSPVIFAGGQDRYSTGSDSASFPHTTPSMCLNPDLEGPPLEAYTIQGQYAIPQPDLTKLHQLAMQQSHFPMTHGNTGFSGLDASAQTTSHELTIPNDLIGCIIGRQGAKINEIRQMSGAQIKIANPVEGSTDRQVTITGSAASISLAQYLINVRLSSETGGMGSS, encoded by the exons ATGGACACCGGTGTGATTGAAGGTGGATTAAATGTCACTCTCACCATCCGGCTACTTATGCATGGAAAG GAAGTTGGAAGCATTATTGGAAAG AAAGGAGAATCGGTCAAGAAGATGCGTGAAGAG agtgGTGCGCGTATCAACATCTCAGAAGGGAATTGTCCTGAGAGAATAATTACTCTGGCTGGACCTACCAATGCCATCTTTAAAGCTTTTGCTATGATCATTGACAAACTGGAAGAG GACATCAGCAGCTCTATGACCAATAGTACAGCTGCCAGTAGACCCCCAGTCACCCTGAGGCTTGTGGTCCCTGCTAGCCAGTGTGGCTCTCTCATTGGAAAAGGAGGATGCAAGATCAAGGAAATAAGAGAG AGTACAGGGGCTCAGGTCCAGGTGGCAGGGGATATGCTACCAAACTCAACTGAGCGGGCCATCACTATTGCTGGCATCCCGCAATCTATCATTGAGTGTGTCAAACAGATCTGCGTGGTCATGTTGGAG actcTCTCCCAGTCTCCCCCGAAGGGCGTGACCATCCCGTACCGGCCCAAGCCGTCCAGCTCTCCAGTCATCTTTGCAGGTGGTCAG GACAGGTACAGCACAGGCAGCGACAGTGCGAGCTTTCCCCACACCACCCCGTCCATGTGCCTCAACCCTGACCTGGAGGGACCACCTCTAGAG GCCTATACCATTCAAGGACAGTATGCCATTCCACAGCCAGAT TTGACCAAGCTGCACCAGTTGGCAATGCAACAGTCTCACTTTCCCATGACGCATGGCAACACCGGATTCAGTG GTTTGGATGCATCTGCTCAGACTACTTCTCATGAACTCACCATTCCAAATGAC tTAATTGGCTGCATAATCGGGCGTCAAGGCGCCAAAATCAATGAGATTCGTCAGATGTCTGGGGCTCAGATCAAAATTGCCAATCCAGTGGAAGGATCTACTGATAGGCAGGTTACCATCACTGGATCTGCTGCCAGCATTAGCCTGGCCCAGTATCTAATCAATGTCAG
- the PCBP2 gene encoding poly(rC)-binding protein 2 isoform X12: MDTGVIEGGLNVTLTIRLLMHGKEVGSIIGKKGESVKKMREESGARINISEGNCPERIITLAGPTNAIFKAFAMIIDKLEEDISSSMTNSTAASRPPVTLRLVVPASQCGSLIGKGGCKIKEIRESTGAQVQVAGDMLPNSTERAITIAGIPQSIIECVKQICVVMLETLSQSPPKGVTIPYRPKPSSSPVIFAGGQAYTIQGQYAIPQPDLTKLHQLAMQQSHFPMTHGNTGFSAGLDASAQTTSHELTIPNDLIGCIIGRQGAKINEIRQMSGAQIKIANPVEGSTDRQVTITGSAASISLAQYLINVRLSSETGGMGSS; the protein is encoded by the exons ATGGACACCGGTGTGATTGAAGGTGGATTAAATGTCACTCTCACCATCCGGCTACTTATGCATGGAAAG GAAGTTGGAAGCATTATTGGAAAG AAAGGAGAATCGGTCAAGAAGATGCGTGAAGAG agtgGTGCGCGTATCAACATCTCAGAAGGGAATTGTCCTGAGAGAATAATTACTCTGGCTGGACCTACCAATGCCATCTTTAAAGCTTTTGCTATGATCATTGACAAACTGGAAGAG GACATCAGCAGCTCTATGACCAATAGTACAGCTGCCAGTAGACCCCCAGTCACCCTGAGGCTTGTGGTCCCTGCTAGCCAGTGTGGCTCTCTCATTGGAAAAGGAGGATGCAAGATCAAGGAAATAAGAGAG AGTACAGGGGCTCAGGTCCAGGTGGCAGGGGATATGCTACCAAACTCAACTGAGCGGGCCATCACTATTGCTGGCATCCCGCAATCTATCATTGAGTGTGTCAAACAGATCTGCGTGGTCATGTTGGAG actcTCTCCCAGTCTCCCCCGAAGGGCGTGACCATCCCGTACCGGCCCAAGCCGTCCAGCTCTCCAGTCATCTTTGCAGGTGGTCAG GCCTATACCATTCAAGGACAGTATGCCATTCCACAGCCAGAT TTGACCAAGCTGCACCAGTTGGCAATGCAACAGTCTCACTTTCCCATGACGCATGGCAACACCGGATTCAGTG CAGGTTTGGATGCATCTGCTCAGACTACTTCTCATGAACTCACCATTCCAAATGAC tTAATTGGCTGCATAATCGGGCGTCAAGGCGCCAAAATCAATGAGATTCGTCAGATGTCTGGGGCTCAGATCAAAATTGCCAATCCAGTGGAAGGATCTACTGATAGGCAGGTTACCATCACTGGATCTGCTGCCAGCATTAGCCTGGCCCAGTATCTAATCAATGTCAG
- the PCBP2 gene encoding poly(rC)-binding protein 2 isoform X4, with translation MDTGVIEGGLNVTLTIRLLMHGKEVGSIIGKKGESVKKMREESGARINISEGNCPERIITLAGPTNAIFKAFAMIIDKLEEDISSSMTNSTAASRPPVTLRLVVPASQCGSLIGKGGCKIKEIRESTGAQVQVAGDMLPNSTERAITIAGIPQSIIECVKQICVVMLESPPKGVTIPYRPKPSSSPVIFAGGQDRYSTGSDSASFPHTTPSMCLNPDLEGPPLEAYTIQGQYAIPQPDLTKLHQLAMQQSHFPMTHGNTGFSGIESSSPEVKGYWGLDASAQTTSHELTIPNDLIGCIIGRQGAKINEIRQMSGAQIKIANPVEGSTDRQVTITGSAASISLAQYLINVRLSSETGGMGSS, from the exons ATGGACACCGGTGTGATTGAAGGTGGATTAAATGTCACTCTCACCATCCGGCTACTTATGCATGGAAAG GAAGTTGGAAGCATTATTGGAAAG AAAGGAGAATCGGTCAAGAAGATGCGTGAAGAG agtgGTGCGCGTATCAACATCTCAGAAGGGAATTGTCCTGAGAGAATAATTACTCTGGCTGGACCTACCAATGCCATCTTTAAAGCTTTTGCTATGATCATTGACAAACTGGAAGAG GACATCAGCAGCTCTATGACCAATAGTACAGCTGCCAGTAGACCCCCAGTCACCCTGAGGCTTGTGGTCCCTGCTAGCCAGTGTGGCTCTCTCATTGGAAAAGGAGGATGCAAGATCAAGGAAATAAGAGAG AGTACAGGGGCTCAGGTCCAGGTGGCAGGGGATATGCTACCAAACTCAACTGAGCGGGCCATCACTATTGCTGGCATCCCGCAATCTATCATTGAGTGTGTCAAACAGATCTGCGTGGTCATGTTGGAG TCTCCCCCGAAGGGCGTGACCATCCCGTACCGGCCCAAGCCGTCCAGCTCTCCAGTCATCTTTGCAGGTGGTCAG GACAGGTACAGCACAGGCAGCGACAGTGCGAGCTTTCCCCACACCACCCCGTCCATGTGCCTCAACCCTGACCTGGAGGGACCACCTCTAGAG GCCTATACCATTCAAGGACAGTATGCCATTCCACAGCCAGAT TTGACCAAGCTGCACCAGTTGGCAATGCAACAGTCTCACTTTCCCATGACGCATGGCAACACCGGATTCAGTG GCATTGAATCCAGCTCTCCAGAGGTGAAAGGCTATTGGg GTTTGGATGCATCTGCTCAGACTACTTCTCATGAACTCACCATTCCAAATGAC tTAATTGGCTGCATAATCGGGCGTCAAGGCGCCAAAATCAATGAGATTCGTCAGATGTCTGGGGCTCAGATCAAAATTGCCAATCCAGTGGAAGGATCTACTGATAGGCAGGTTACCATCACTGGATCTGCTGCCAGCATTAGCCTGGCCCAGTATCTAATCAATGTCAG